In Brienomyrus brachyistius isolate T26 chromosome 19, BBRACH_0.4, whole genome shotgun sequence, one DNA window encodes the following:
- the marcksa gene encoding myristoylated alanine-rich protein kinase C substrate a, whose amino-acid sequence MGAQFSKTAAKGETAAEKPGEAAASPSKTNGQENGHVKVNGDSSAAAEAGKEEVQANGSATAEESPKEEAEPATVEAAKEEGDKENTEAVAPATEADGATKTEEGATPSTSGETPKKKKKRFSFKKSFKLSGFSFKKTKKETTEGAEGEAEAAATSTEEAKKEEPEANATEEAKPAGEEAATTATGEEAKETTTSPEAKPEEVTTPAEEPKTEPPTEEPKEKPVEEKPTEETKPAEPEAPKAEEPAPATQEAVPSPEAPAAE is encoded by the exons ATGGGAGCGCAATTCTCCAAGACCGCTGCAAAAGGCGAAACCGCAGCTGAAAAGCCGGGAGAAGCGGCTGCTTCACCCTCTAAGACAAATGGGCAG GAGAATGGGCACGTGAAAGTGAACGGAGATTCTTCTGCTGCGGCAGAGGCAGGCAAGGAAGAGGTGCAGGCCAACGGTAGTGCTACGGCTGAGGAGAGCCCAAAGGAGGAGGCGGAGCCAGCAACAGTTGAGGCAGCCAAAGAGGAAGGGGACAAGGAGAACACGGAGGCTGTTGCCCCAGCCACTGAGGCCGATGGGGCCACCAAGACGGAGGAAGGTGCCACGCCTTCCACCAGCGGTGAaacccctaagaagaagaagaagagatTCTCTTTCAAAAAGTCCTTCAAGCTGAGTGGATTCTCCTTCAAGAAGACCAAGAAGGAGACCACTGAAGGGGCAGAGGGTGAGGCCGAGGCTGCCGCCACCTCCACGGAAGAGGCAAAGAAGGAGGAACCGGAAGCCAATGCCACAGAGGAGGCCAAACCCGCAGGGGAGGAAGCTGCAACAACTGCCACTGGTGAGGAGGCTAAGGAGACCACAACCTCACCGGAGGCTAAACCCGAGGAGGTGACGACCCCTGCGGAGGAGCCGAAGACGGAGCCCCCTACCGAGGAACCGAAGGAAAAGCCAGTGGAGGAGAAACCTACCGAGGAGACCAAGCCAGCTGAGCCGGAGGCACCCAAGGCAGAGGAGCCGGCACCGGCCACCCAGGAGGCTGTGCCCAGTCCAGAAGCTCCAGCTGCTGAGTAA